The sequence ATAACTTTCGTCCTCAGGATTTTAACAGTTTTTCCGCTAAACACGCAAAGCGCCCCAGGTTTTGGTGAGAGTCCTCTTATGAGATTATGAACCTCAGAAGCTGGTTTTGACCACCTTATAAGCCTATGAGCCCGTCTTATTTTGGGAGCTCTGTTAGTAGGCTCTCCTGTTTGAGGAGTGGGCTTAATGGAACCATCGAGATAGCCGTAAACGCTTTCTATTAGCATTTCCGCACCCGGTGCAACCATTTTCGAATAAAGTTCTCCGGCTGTCTCATCGGGACCAATGGTAATCTCGCGTTGCAAAAGAATTCTTCCCGCGTCAACTTTTTCCTCAAGTAGAAAGGTCGAAAGCCCTGTGCGTTCATACCCTAAAATTATTGCCCAGTTAACCGGCGCAGCGCCGCGAAGGTCGGGCAAAAGCGACGGATGAAGGTTTATTATGCCCTTCGGGAAAACAGCGAGAAACTCCTTCGGAAGGATTTTAAAGGACACCAGAATCGCAATATCAACATTCAGGCTCCTAAGCTTTCTGTGAAGTTCAGGGGATGCGACATCAAGAGCCTCAATAACGGGGAAAGACTTGCTTTGTGCTACAACCTTTACCGGATTGGGAACAAGCTTATGTCCGCGCCCCTTGGGTGAATCGGGGTAAGTAACTACCGCTTTTATCGCTATTTTCCCGGATTCCGCAAGTTTCTCAAGGATAGCAGCGGAGAACTCATCGCTTCCAATGTAAACTACCTCATGCATGTATCGATTACGACTACTCAGCCTTTTTAGCTTTCGGAGCGTAGAAAAGTTCGGCAACCAGTAATATTATTATCCCAACAGTTATAGCTGAATCGGCAACATTAAAAGTTGGCCATCTGAAGTTTTTAACGCCAACATCGATGAAGTCTATCACTACGCCATACTTTATTCGGTCCCAGAGATTACCTATCGCGCCGCCCAGTATGACGGCTATCGCAGCGGCATGCGCTATGGAGCTTTTCTTCTCGAAAAGCCATATGATAAGAAGCGCGCCCGCAACTATCGCTGCAATAATGTAAACATAATTGTTTCCTATCCTCGTTCCGAATGCCCCACCGGGGTTTTTCGCAAGTGTGAACCGCACAAAGTTACCGATAACTTCCACAGAGTCAAAGAGTTTCAGGTTTTTTAACGCTTCAGCTTTGGTTAGTCTATCGAAAGCAATAACGAGCAATGTAAGGGAAAACGCTTTTATCCTGTTGGCGGTGGAGTTGACCATTTCAAAAGACCTTTTTAGATTAAAATTATGAGGGTGGGTGGAATCGAACCACCGGCCCACGGCTTAAAAGGCCGTTGCTCTACCGACTGAGCTACACCCCCAATACAAATCGCAAAAATATTTATTGCAAATAATGCTGTCAAGATTAAAATATCAATTGAATCATCTATTTTCAAGGCTTAAAATGAGATTTATCTCCGGCATACTACTAATCTTGATTGGGGTCTTTATGGTTTTGTCGCTCGTTACGCATGACCCTACAGACATTTTCCCAGGCGAAAGCTTCATAAGCCCGCCACGACACATGAACAACATCATGGGTCCTCTCGGAGCCTGGTTCGCAATGAAAACAATCGGCCTGGCTGGATACCTTGGTTTCCTTCTGGCCGCTGTAATAATACTCATTGGAGTGGGTCGACTGCTTCTCTGGAACACGAAAAAGATAGTAATTCAGTGTCTTTATGTTTTCGGGTGGCTTTTTGCGATATCGATACTTGTGGGTGGTCTTGCTGGTCAGAAGGCATCTATTTTTGCTGGTAAGCTCGGTGAAGTTATGGCATCAATTCTGGGGAAACTTGGCAGTTTTGGTGGCGCTGTGATTGCTATTTTGGTGTTTGTAGCTTGGTTCCTTTGGGCTACAAAAATAGGGTTCTCGAGGTTAACAAAGCTTCTTCCCAAGAAACCTGAACTCCGAAAAACATTGACGGAAACTCATATGAACGAGCGGGTGAAAGCCAAATTCCAGCGACGGAAAAGTATGCTTGACGAGTTCATAAAGCGCCAGGAAGTGCTCAGAGCGCACCGCCGACCAGCAGTAGAAACATTCGATTACTTCAGCGACGAAATCTTCGTCGTCGGACGAGAAACACAACCGCCAGCTAAAGAGGAGTTTACTATAGACGAAAGTCCGCCGGGCATACCCGACATTGTTCCCGAAATCTCAGTTTCGCAACCACGAGAAAAAACCTTGGACACACATGAACCTCATCGCAAACCTCAAGGCAAACCTGAAACCACAACAATAAATGGGCTCGAAATATACATCCCCGGCTTACTCGACATCTTAGGCGGAACGGGCAAACCTGGAGAAAAACATGAAGAGGAAATAGCCGAGATACCCAGAATAGAACCTGAACACAAGAAAGCTGAAAAAATAGCTGCGGAAACAGAGTCGAAGGTTTTGCGCGAAGAAACTGTCCAGCCCATAAGCCCAGAGCCGGTAGTACCTACCACTGCTGAGGATAAGCTTGTTAAACCAAGAGAAGATCACGAATTCCCGAGGGAAACACCAGCGATCATTCAGAAAGAGAAACCTATCACCAAGGCGAAAAAAGAACCAGTAGCAGAAACAACTGAGTCAATCGTGAAGGAATCCATAGAACCAGAAATAACAGTCCAGAAACCGAAGGAGGAGGAACTTGAGCCGACTGTTGGTACCCTTATAAATCTATCGAAGGTTCCTTTTGAGTTTCCGCCACTGTCAATTCTTACTCCGCCGC is a genomic window of bacterium containing:
- the fmt gene encoding methionyl-tRNA formyltransferase, which gives rise to MHEVVYIGSDEFSAAILEKLAESGKIAIKAVVTYPDSPKGRGHKLVPNPVKVVAQSKSFPVIEALDVASPELHRKLRSLNVDIAILVSFKILPKEFLAVFPKGIINLHPSLLPDLRGAAPVNWAIILGYERTGLSTFLLEEKVDAGRILLQREITIGPDETAGELYSKMVAPGAEMLIESVYGYLDGSIKPTPQTGEPTNRAPKIRRAHRLIRWSKPASEVHNLIRGLSPKPGALCVFSGKTVKILRTKVITKSGKNEPGMIIPSKNKLIVGCCEGSLEIVQIQPEGGKILSGEQFLRGYLKESIGAKFEEIPE
- the lspA gene encoding signal peptidase II; the encoded protein is MVNSTANRIKAFSLTLLVIAFDRLTKAEALKNLKLFDSVEVIGNFVRFTLAKNPGGAFGTRIGNNYVYIIAAIVAGALLIIWLFEKKSSIAHAAAIAVILGGAIGNLWDRIKYGVVIDFIDVGVKNFRWPTFNVADSAITVGIIILLVAELFYAPKAKKAE